From the Diadema setosum chromosome 6, eeDiaSeto1, whole genome shotgun sequence genome, the window TGCCATCGTATAGGGCCAATATAGCTGGTATCAAGATATCAAGACCCAAGCAGTgatggtatatacatgtatactacagTCTTCAATATATCGCACAGGCACGACAGGGTTTGTGATAAACCCATTCTGATTCCTTTTGTCCAGCAGCCGCAGCCACAACCGCAGGCGCAGCCTCAGCAGAAGAGAGTTGATGTCACCGTTGGTACTACTGGAGGCTCAGAACTTGTGGCTGGCCTCATGCAAGTTTTACGTGAGCAAGGCGTTGTAGAGAGAGTCAACTTCAGAGAGATGCCCTATAACGTGAGAGACATGGATCACTTCGAGTTTGATGACGTGGACGTCTTCATTCTCTGTCATTCCATCAAAAACAGAAGGCTGTCTATCACTGACGTCACAGATGCTCTCTATGATCGGTTACTTCAGAGGGCTTGTTACAATCTTGGTATGCAGATATTCGAGTTTAAAGATACTTAGGAAAATAATGTTTCGATAAATGTAATCCTCGAATGAAGGTTGATGATATGTGAGGGAATCAAGGTGTAGTCGACCTTTAGTCTGTCCGTTGCAAAATAGACTACTTCCAAAGTTTGTCTTTGCAAATGATTTGCCCTTTAATGTTGGCGTGCacgacacatttttttttctttgaggcAGGGGAAAATTTGTTGTATCATataaatgtaatatcatattatattcaaTTATTGTATCCCCCGagcagagttcggaggatactatgaatttggcctcgttgcgccgCGTCCGCGTCCGCAGCttccgccgcagagattttcttgtgagcgctcttcttcgatcatcttcaaatttggcatgaaggtgtattatggtaagacgaagaagcctattgtttttggtgatggtgccctcgcttgttccgtctttatacatgaaaactAGGGTAAATTTAaaagggtctgcttgtgtgtgcgacgctggccttgttTTTTGaccgatgtttttttttttttttttttcaaatttggtatgtaaatgaatcatagtcaaatctatacaccTATACCCATCGATAATGCTGCCCccactgttccaccttttacaaggtcaaaggtcaccctgatcatgtcaaaatttgcaaaagtgctTATTCATGCAATAACATGATTGTTACTCAAtggattttattcagacttgctaaggaggtgtatgggtggtcatgccacatgaaggacacaacaggttgtggtgacggcgccctcagtgttccgacttgGATTCCAATGcacatttcttgtgtgtgctcAATCAGCcatattattcttattatcagattttcttcaaatttggcaaaagTGTATAGTGAGATGAAGATGCctatattgtttttggtgatggcgccctcgcttgttccgtctttatacatgaaaaggtaaattcaacagggtctgcttgtgtgtgcgacgctggccttgtttcttgaccgattttttattttttttttcagatttggtatggaaatgtatcatagtcaaatctatacaccTACACTTAGtgataatgctgccctcactgttccaccttttacagggccaaaggtcaccctgatcatgtcaaaatttgcaaaaatgcatGCTTATTTAGGCAATAActttatacagtgtacttgatTTTACTCAGACTTGCTAAAGAGGTGTATGggtggtcattctacatgaaggacacaacagtttgtggtgacggCGCCCTCAGTGTTCTGACTTGGAGGCCATGTCACACTTCTTGTATATGCTCTATAAGCCACATTTCTTGTcggattttattcaaacttgctATGGAGGTTTATGGGGAGTTATTCTAGGTAACACTAGAAATGTCGcaatggcaactggtatgcctccgccataatgcatgattctcctaataggtctagatagtacatgcgGACAATGAggaattacattttcacaaaattggcaaaatactaaaatgacaagtttgtcacaaatgtgttgaatgttcaccttccttgacctaggtttactTGGATGAaaaggagagcatgtatttgggatttaaggactttaacttgacttagacccattcatacgtttatgcattgagtaattttcaaggtatggagaaaaagtgcaatttctgtattgactagtaaattgttgccattttcatctggcctttgaccctaaaattcataagataatcactgtcaggcagaacatgcataaatatgtagtaagcttcaagataacttgagccacttccgagatggAGGAAAGaattagttcagcactttcacttgatctttgaccttttgaccttagaggcaaaaacaaaacaaaaaaaattccagagaatctctattaggttatacatgcattcaccaagtgtaaaaaaaaaaataatccagcTGGCATtccataaacatgagggaaatagtaaaattttgaagtgttgcccttgacttttgacccctgacctttgaccccatgaaccctaaattatCTACGTAATCACtaccagtcagtacatgtatatatactatgttccatgaagataccatgaacaatttccaaggtacagagaaaaaaggtgaagttttaatatttttacttgaccttttgacctttgacctttgaaatcatgacccaaactttcaccagataatcttaattgggtaatacatgtatacactaagtttcaagaaaatatcttcaggcattgcatagatatggtggaaatttttatgtatttgaccttgaccttttgaccttgaacATATGcccccaaaagttgataggcacaacttcaccccctaatacacatacatgccaagtttcattaggatacctcaaaaggttttgatagttaccctgtccacaaaattcattacggacggacggaaggacggacggacggacagatggacggacggacggcaggacggacggacggacaacctgaaaacataatgccgtAAAGCTATGGAATGTCAGTTTTCGTATTAGTTTCATCTCCAATGCAAATGATTACGGTAATTTCTTAACCCACACACATTTTCACTGAAATTTATCTTTTCTGCTGAAATAGAAGACAAATAAACTTGcatcatttcatacattttgcatAGTGACGATGGCTTTTACGGCCATGCAGGTGGTTGGAGGGAAGGAAGGGTTGCAAATAATctacaaaaatgtattttgtgtaGACACAAAATTACAGGAAGAATTATGAATTAATCACATTATCACGTTTGCTTATGCCTTCAAAGTATAATGTGCAGTAATATTTCTCTTTGGCAAAACAAGTGAAATTCTAGATTGTAAAACATTGCAAATCCGAATTAGATAAAACTTCGTCTATCTGTTAGGCTTACTCTATATGTAGACTGTCAACATAGGTGATCCCAAGCATAGCGAATTCACATTACGTGAACACAACCTTGCATATCATCTGGCACTTTTACCTGTATACATCCGTACGTCTGGCATTTAgttgcttctttttttcaacgTGTTTTCTCCCGCCGCGATGATCCATCTCTCTCACTTTAACACCGAACCGACTCGAATATGCCTTGTCGACAATGTGAGGAAATTGATGGTAAAAACCATGTCATTACGATGCAAAATCATAATCAGCTGTTATCAAGTACAAGTATAAAGTGAACCGTTTACACGTATAAGATTTAtcgtgaattaaaaaaaaaaaaattacttccCAGAAATCTAAGAGTAATTGTTGTACATGCGATCCTCATCTTTCTTGTGCAATGACTGGTAAGATTGATAACCAATCGTCAGAGCTTCGTTGTCTTTATACCATCCATCTCGTATGAATGAATACATCTAAGAACAAATGAGTAGGAACCCTTTTTACCTTTTAGTCCATTAAACTGTCCATGCCAGGCTGAGGgattatgtattttatttgtactttatgatagaCAAAATCAATTAGCGATTAACGATCTTCATTGAAATatgggttctttttttttttttggtcaggaAAGAGCAAGGTGATCATTCTCGTGTACGACTTCAAATCGGGTGATCTTCAAGCCGAATTTCTCTGTAACAAACTGAAGAGCTTTGAGATCCAGCAGCCAACGGCGTGCAGGAAATCGTCGGCTGTGGTGTTTGCCGGACAGTGTGCTTCATCAACCCCGGAACTCCCGCAGGATCAGCTCGAAAAACTCCGGAGCAGCTTGCAGGCAGCAGCCTCGCCGCCAATCATTGAGAGAATTATTgtcttctttaaaaaatgttttcccTCTCCTTAACCCTTTACTACGCGTTCTAACATCTGTGCAATTTGCAGGAAAGGGCCTTTCATATAAAAGACATATTCTTCTTGTGACGTTGTTATACTGTTCATAAGTTACATCATAATAAATGTACTGGTTGTCACGTATTCCCGTTTCATCGTATTGTGTCTGCAAAACCTGCCTGCAGTAGACCTTGCCCATTTATTTTAACACCGGAACTATTTTACTCATCTATTCAATTCAACGGGAGATGATTGTCTGCCAGGCTGATAGTTCATTGGCGTGAGAAGGATATGAAGGGATCACTGATCACCACGCCCAATTCATTCAAGATGAATCACGAGTACAATGTAGCAATCTTGTATGCTCAATTACCGTGTGATTTGCTATTGTGAATCATGTTATAAGCATAATGCTATTATACCACTTCTATTAGCAAGAACATAATGGAATCACAGTGGTCTGGTAAGGGATCGTATCGTGGTCAGTACTTTGTATAGTAGTTGAAATTGTGCCCACAATGGATAATAGCAAAATCCTCGATGGTTGTTTTCCactgaaacaaaataaagaactAATTTCCATCCATgtcatttgcataaaatattCTTAAAATGCTATAATTGCCATGCATCTCACTACTGAACGTATTCAGACCTGGAcgtttttctttaaaacaacgaaatgagaaaatatttatcacttttcttttcatgGTTTATTCAACTGCACACCGCCACCTGTCTAGCTCAGGCTTTTATGGCGTGCGATGCATGAGGAAATAAGTTTTTATTTAATATGTTTATGTGGCTTTTAACCTTTTTGTGTATAAACTCTTCTCCTTTAGTCATTTTACCTCCTTAGTGCAAAAAGAAAGTGAATTTTAATaggttttcaaaatattaagATGTGATGTAGCATCCATCAGTGTCAGAGAAAAttcaagagatttttttttcttttctaaaaagataatcacttccaaAGGAAAGTTAAGGAAGGCTTccatataatgtatatgtatatatatatatatatgtatatatatatgtataatatatatatatattatatatatatatatatatatatatatacataatatttgtGTGTAAGTGTAAGTAAACGTGTGTATATCACCATTACACAAAAATGTGATGTCAGAAACGTGTCAGACCGAAACATTTTATATCTATCCATATGACTGcaaataagtttgaaattgatgattttaaaaatcgaCGTATCAGTACCTATGTTCATGTACTATTGTAATATAGGATAAtgatatctttattatcttctattATATAGCGATACTAATACTATTATCGTTATAACTTCAGTACAACTGTATATGTCTTTGggtacatattatgcaaatcACTTCCAATTATATATACTTTTCAAACATAATCACTTCCAACTATATATGGCTGGTGTTAATGATCGGTCTAATGTCTTTCACATAACATTGCAGGTATCAAAATGTGCAAAGAAGGGATGGCTTGTTTCATCGCGATGAGCAGCATTGAACTGACAAAGTAGTTTATACAGCTCAGTAGCAATGCAGTAATGATTTCTTCTGAAACTGGCTCTCTGGATCTGGAGAAAAAGGCCTGAATGACCATACTATATAATCTTGATCCTAGCTGCACTTGTGTGCTTGTGTATATTTTGGTTATATTCCATTGCAACGAATGTTAAGGAAGGCTTCCaatgtatatagtatatatgatatatatatatatatatatatatatatatatatatgaatgaatatatatgatatatatatatacctgttTGTaagtgtatgcatgcatgtgtatatCGCCATTACGCCAAAATGTGATGTCCAAAACGTGTTACAACTCATGAATGTAACACCGAAACATTGAATAACTATCCATATGGCTGCAAATAAGTTTGAAAGTGATGATTTCAAAAATCGACGTATCAGTACCTTTGTTCATGTACTATTATGACATGATAACAATATCATTACGATCTTACTATTATATAACGATAATAATACTAcagggccattctcagattaagtgttcaattccatgtgagtaaaaccgaaaaatcaaccacaaagtaatacattcaaagatgtgttttcggaaacttcaaaaccggtcaaatacgaaacagaaagtggaacattctaaatgatggccattcattgagtaaaaatgaattgaaatagagcatcatatatgatttttgatcaccaatcagatacgttaccgcaaatttacatgttgtaatggactcctaactctgaatTAGATTTATTGTTTcgatccaatttctgttcaggaaaagacatctgtccctcctaaagatattggggtttttcaagaggtaaagatgttgtcatcccttgctaattggtagaaattatttctgtgtggtaggttgaaatatgctttttgctgaaatgaaatataaccttaagattcactttgcattttttgcaaatttcgcttacaaataaagtttcgaatcccacaaatcatgcaaagggaacgatccgatctggaatttccacaggaaacaaatatgaattgctttcctggggaaataactattgaaaaacatcgaatcacctttggtaacgtatctggtaaaatataagtaataattttagttgtatatgaataaataaatatcacctgtttaagtatttacctcatgaattgatgtaaaaatgaatgatgtaagcccaaattaagcattttaaacattgtacgtaatatttaaactatgaaatgtagtggaaaagagccctaaatgtgaaagctgagttcttcattgacagaatattctcatcttacgtctgaatgtatttatccatctgactataaatattcattaagttttgatggataatgcaaacaaggtttaaaaaataatatttttgcaggcacttagaaggaagtaggtacagtctctatgaactcgatatgctaaacagttgtttgacctatggtaacgtatttggctcatcccttttaatgaaaatgaataagtaattgttcaacttatcaatgaatcttgagtagttcttcatatgttgaaaaacactagaatacATATGCAACacaacactgaaacttttctcggaagcgtttcataaactactttttactctttcaaagtttcaGGCTTTCAAGTGAtcctacttttcctactttttcctactttttcacTGCTGttcctacttttcctacttttttgctcaaaatcctactttttcctactttttcctacttttttggtggaaaaccccgccaaaaaaaaaaaatgtgcaagacTACTTGAATAGTTGATATTCAGAAATGATgagtagactctagttgcagaTTCTAACTGGTGGGGAGAGCCTCTATCTTCAACATGAAAGAGGGATAACACAAACCAATCAACCACAAGACTGCTGCCAGCCTCAGCTTTTGCTCCTGTGTAGATGTGATTGATCCCACTGATATTGCAGCCTAGGACTTGGAGCAGTGCTCAACCAGCTCTCATCATCGCTCAAAATTACCAGGTAAGCTTGCCATTTACTTAAAAGTAGAATTTGACATGTGACTTCCAAAGAATACAACTGAGGGAAAAATGCCACCTACAGCCAGTTTTAATGGATGTAGAGTTCAAGCATATCATGTCTCATGCATGTGCTGGCATGCAAATCCTCAGAAAccagaaatttcctttgctaAAATATGACTTGCCACGTAAATCGTAAAGGTCAtattaaaacaagaaataacaCCTTCAGATCCCCTTTGCCTGAAATCCttcaataatatatgttttgataataattaacaaTGATTGCAATGTGACAAACTTAATATGAAAGTAAGTTTTTCATCACAGAAACTAGatctggttgatgtgaggatgagTAAAGCCCAAGAAAGCATGGATTGGTAGGGACCCATTTGCATGAAACTTGTGTATTACTGAAGCTAAATCAAAAGCACTCGGGTTACATCAGTTTGATCTTTTGGTAAGagttcaagaaaagaaaatgtaagttgccaaatctgtcaaaagatAAAACTTTGAAGACTTGTGAGGTTTAACATGAGACATGACTTGCGATATCCATTTGAATCGTGGGCAGGTGGTAGATACGACTACTAGAAATCTTCCTTAATTCATCTGAAGTTAAATAGGTGAGGAAAGTTGCtgaaaaatcagatgaacaaGAAGAAATGTTTAACAGATCCCACAAATTGTTAATAAGGAGTGAGAACAAAAGTAATTACTTAGCCATCTTGAAAGATAAAGACTAATAGGAGAGCAGAAACCTCTTCATGGAAAATCTTAAAAGTTGATGGCTTGTTACACCTAACAAGTATTATTTAAGAGGTTGAATTGTATCGTAGGTAAGACATACATTACCTCAAAGAAAGTAGGAAATGGAGGAATTT encodes:
- the LOC140229935 gene encoding uncharacterized protein, which gives rise to MSRGASPSDNAWEKSPSGINERIPFVQQPQPQPQAQPQQKRVDVTVGTTGGSELVAGLMQVLREQGVVERVNFREMPYNVRDMDHFEFDDVDVFILCHSIKNRRLSITDVTDALYDRLLQRACYNLGKSKVIILVYDFKSGDLQAEFLCNKLKSFEIQQPTACRKSSAVVFAGQCASSTPELPQDQLEKLRSSLQAAASPPIIERIIVFFKKCFPSP